The following coding sequences lie in one Rhinolophus ferrumequinum isolate MPI-CBG mRhiFer1 chromosome 16, mRhiFer1_v1.p, whole genome shotgun sequence genomic window:
- the FAM170B gene encoding protein FAM170B: MKRHFTDHKGEESPTDGTTLSLASLESTEESVEVCWPGTIKREDSALPPGPAIPHHEDMCFASRAAGKLSWSSSPSSQSSSEYQSYSQYQSCCSYLYSDEEATPQSVCAFYTHVQTVQGVAVAWETEAGFQPVSRKPRIHQAEFIGRQRRKGSSFEMASNTDLRWELEASKNNGCQEQEDTELLEPLDSCLQDLRETPDWLVTTNYGLRCVACCRVFPTLEALLEHAQYGIQEGFSCQIFYEEMLERRQAQDQEQEEEEEQSPSDSTDRPGPQGRVLPSQQQKQ, encoded by the exons ATGAAACGCCATTTTACAGACCATAAGGGAGAAGAGTCACCAACAGATGGAACCACCCTCAGCTTGGCCAGCCTGGAGTCCACGGAGGAGAGCGTGGAAGTGTGCTGGCCAG GGACCATAAAGAGGGAGGACTCAGCTCTGCCGCCAGGGCCAGCCATTCCCCATCACGAAGACATGTGTTTCGCCTCCAGGGCCGCGGGGAAGCTGAGCTGGAGCAGCTCGCCGTCATCCCAGTCTTCCTCCGAGTACCAGTCCTACTCCCAGTACCAGTCTTGCTGCTCCTACCTGTACAGTGATGAGGAAGCCACCCCACAGAGCGTCTGTGCTTTCTACACCCATGTGCAGACGGTGCAGGGTGTGGCCGTGGCCTGGGAGACCGAGGCCGGCTTCCAGCCTGTTAGCAGGAAGCCCCGCATTCACCAAGCTGAGTTCATcgggaggcagaggaggaaaggCTCCTCCTTTGAGATGGCTTCTAACACTGACCTGCGCTGGGAGCTGGAAGCCAGCAAGAACAACGGCTGCCAGGAGCAGGAGGACACCGAGCTGCTGGAGCCCCTGGATAGCTGCCTGCAGGACCTGCGGGAAACCCCGGACTGGCTGGTCACCACCAACTACGGGCTGCGCTGTGTGGCCTGCTGCCGGGTCTTCCCCACTCTGGAGGCGCTGCTGGAACATGCTCAGTATGGCATCCAAGAGGGCTTCAGCTGCCAGATCTTTTACGAGGAAATGCTGGAGAGAAGGCAGGCCCAGGACCaagaacaggaggaggaggaagagcagagcCCTTCGGACAGCACTGACCgcccagggccccagggcaggGTGCTTCCATCGCAGCAGCAGAAGCAGTGA